One genomic segment of Actinoplanes ianthinogenes includes these proteins:
- a CDS encoding TadA family conjugal transfer-associated ATPase, protein MSVVDRVRRQFAYEGVEATPAAVVNAVRRENGVLGDRAVLRLADQVRDELIGAGPLAPLLGDPGVTDVLVNGTQVWVDRGAGLQRAAVRLGDAEDVRRLAQRLVAACGRRLDDGQPCADARLPDGTRLHAVLPPVATQGPYLSLRTFRQRPFSLGDLVTHGTVPVDVAGVLEAVVGARLAYLVTGGTGSGKTTLLATLLGLVPPTERIVLVEDAAELRPVHPHVVALQARTANVEGAGAVGLTDLVRQALRMRPDRLVIGECRGAEIVDLLGALNTGHEGGAGTLHANAPGDVPARLEALGLLGGLPRVALHAQVLAALQVVLQVRRVGGRRVLESVSVLVPSGPERVPGVLPAWSLGVGAGPGAGLLGRMLRERGVAVPAVLGAS, encoded by the coding sequence ATGAGCGTGGTGGACCGGGTGCGGCGGCAGTTCGCGTACGAGGGGGTGGAGGCGACCCCGGCGGCGGTGGTGAACGCGGTCCGCCGGGAGAACGGGGTGCTCGGCGACCGGGCCGTGCTGCGCCTCGCCGACCAGGTGCGGGACGAGCTGATCGGGGCCGGGCCGCTGGCGCCGCTGCTCGGCGACCCGGGGGTGACGGATGTGCTGGTGAACGGCACGCAGGTCTGGGTGGATCGCGGGGCGGGACTGCAACGGGCGGCGGTGCGGCTCGGGGACGCCGAGGACGTACGGCGGTTGGCGCAGCGGCTGGTCGCGGCGTGCGGGCGGCGGCTGGACGACGGGCAGCCCTGCGCGGACGCGCGGCTGCCGGACGGGACCCGGCTGCACGCGGTGTTGCCGCCGGTGGCGACGCAGGGGCCGTACCTGTCGTTGCGGACGTTCCGGCAACGGCCGTTCAGCCTCGGGGACCTGGTCACGCACGGGACGGTGCCGGTCGACGTGGCGGGGGTGCTGGAGGCGGTGGTGGGGGCTCGGTTGGCGTACCTGGTCACCGGCGGCACCGGCAGCGGCAAGACCACGCTGCTGGCGACCCTGCTCGGGCTGGTGCCGCCGACCGAGCGGATCGTGCTGGTCGAGGACGCGGCCGAGCTGCGGCCGGTGCACCCGCACGTGGTGGCGCTGCAGGCCCGGACCGCCAATGTGGAGGGTGCCGGGGCGGTCGGGTTGACCGACCTGGTCCGGCAGGCGCTGCGGATGCGGCCGGACCGGCTGGTCATCGGCGAGTGCCGGGGCGCGGAGATCGTCGACCTGCTCGGCGCGCTGAACACCGGGCACGAGGGCGGGGCCGGGACGCTGCACGCCAACGCGCCGGGCGACGTGCCGGCCCGGCTGGAGGCGCTCGGGCTGCTCGGCGGGCTGCCGCGGGTGGCGCTGCACGCCCAGGTGCTGGCGGCGTTGCAGGTGGTGCTCCAGGTCCGGCGGGTCGGCGGCCGCCGGGTGCTGGAGTCGGTGAGCGTGCTGGTGCCGTCCGGGCCGGAGCGGGTGCCGGGCGTGCTGCCGGCCTGGTCCCTCGGCGTGGGCGCCGGTCCGGGCGCCGGCCTGCTCGGACGGATGCTGCGGGAGCGCGGGGTCGCCGTCCCGGCGGTCCTGGGGGCGTCGTGA
- a CDS encoding type II secretion system F family protein, producing MAVLVVPLLGRPRASRRLGRLAKAGPAAERRSRPAGEHRDRRRQVLLAVVAGIGVAWLVGGWWGLAAGLGAGLGADQLLRRQEPAGVRRDRQEALADLPLGADLLAAALRAGAPVDRAAAAVADALGGPLASRLRRTARSLRLGAGPAEAWGHLADVTGADRLVAAAVRSSASGGALAGALEQLAGDLRASRSIATEAAAQRAGVLIVLPLSLCFLPAFVLAGLVPVLVAVLGDVL from the coding sequence ATGGCGGTGCTGGTGGTGCCCCTTCTCGGGCGGCCGCGGGCCAGTCGGCGGCTCGGACGGCTCGCGAAGGCCGGGCCGGCCGCCGAGCGGAGGAGCCGACCGGCCGGCGAGCACCGCGACCGGCGGCGGCAGGTGCTGCTCGCCGTCGTGGCCGGGATCGGCGTGGCCTGGCTGGTCGGCGGCTGGTGGGGACTGGCTGCCGGGCTGGGCGCCGGCCTCGGCGCCGACCAGCTCCTGCGCCGCCAGGAGCCCGCCGGGGTGCGGCGCGACCGCCAGGAGGCGCTGGCCGACCTGCCGCTCGGCGCGGACCTGCTGGCCGCCGCCCTGCGAGCGGGCGCACCGGTGGACCGGGCGGCCGCCGCGGTCGCCGACGCGCTGGGCGGGCCGCTCGCCTCGCGGTTGCGGCGGACCGCCCGGTCACTGCGGCTCGGAGCGGGACCGGCCGAGGCGTGGGGCCACCTGGCCGACGTCACCGGCGCCGACCGGCTGGTCGCGGCGGCGGTGCGGTCCAGCGCCAGCGGCGGGGCGCTCGCCGGGGCGCTGGAACAGCTGGCCGGAGACCTGCGGGCGTCCCGCTCGATCGCCACCGAGGCGGCTGCGCAACGCGCCGGGGTGCTGATCGTGCTGCCGCTCAGCCTCTGCTTCCTGCCCGCCTTCGTGCTCGCCGGTCTGGTGCCGGTGCTCGTCGCCGTGCTGGGCGACGTTCTGTGA
- a CDS encoding DUF4244 domain-containing protein → MAFRRLRTEAADAGMTTVEYAVGTLAAAAMAGALLVILTSKTVQDALIGVITRALK, encoded by the coding sequence ATGGCGTTCCGGCGGCTGCGCACCGAGGCGGCGGACGCCGGGATGACGACCGTGGAGTACGCGGTGGGCACGCTGGCGGCGGCCGCGATGGCCGGCGCCCTGCTCGTGATCCTGACGAGCAAGACGGTGCAGGACGCGCTGATCGGCGTGATCACCCGAGCGCTCAAGTGA
- a CDS encoding TadE family type IV pilus minor pilin: MRRRRRSGRDRGAFTVELAAGLPALMLLVFVGITAVSAVVTKAQCLDAAREAALAEARGERGSSVAARTAPAGAEIRLGGDRESVTATVSVRVEVLGTHLPGVTVMASAVAAREPTTLPVS; encoded by the coding sequence GTGAGGCGGCGCCGGCGGTCCGGCCGGGACCGGGGTGCGTTCACCGTCGAGCTCGCGGCCGGACTGCCGGCGCTCATGCTGCTGGTCTTCGTGGGGATCACCGCGGTGTCGGCGGTGGTGACGAAGGCGCAGTGCCTGGACGCGGCCCGGGAGGCGGCGCTTGCTGAGGCACGGGGCGAGCGAGGCAGCTCGGTGGCGGCGCGGACGGCTCCGGCGGGCGCCGAGATCCGGCTCGGCGGCGACCGGGAGAGCGTCACGGCGACGGTGTCGGTGCGGGTCGAGGTCCTCGGCACCCACCTGCCCGGCGTCACGGTCATGGCGAGCGCGGTGGCCGCCCGGGAACCGACGACCCTGCCGGTGAGCTGA
- a CDS encoding Rv3654c family TadE-like protein, translating to MPGTVRVDPPDDPEAADRGAASIFVLAVGLALILAGLAGAMVASARLARHTARNAADLAALAAAGRTIEGAGPACAAAGRYAAANGARVTSCEVTGLEVVVRTEVTVRSLPVTATAAARAGPVAYSGS from the coding sequence ATGCCGGGCACAGTGCGGGTGGATCCTCCGGACGATCCGGAGGCGGCGGATCGGGGAGCGGCGTCCATCTTCGTGCTGGCGGTGGGGTTGGCCCTGATCCTGGCCGGGCTCGCCGGGGCGATGGTGGCGTCGGCGCGGCTCGCGCGGCACACCGCGCGCAACGCCGCGGACCTGGCGGCACTGGCCGCGGCCGGGCGCACGATCGAGGGGGCCGGGCCGGCCTGCGCGGCGGCCGGGCGGTACGCCGCGGCGAACGGCGCCCGCGTGACGTCGTGCGAGGTCACCGGCTTGGAGGTGGTGGTGCGGACCGAGGTGACGGTCCGGTCGCTGCCGGTCACCGCGACGGCGGCGGCCCGTGCCGGGCCGGTCGCTTACTCGGGCTCGTGA
- a CDS encoding DEAD/DEAH box helicase, producing MTATAYGPAELLHHLRARTSSAEQSPITHVEHVTARAGRVAAWPSWIDDDLRAALVGQGIAAPWEHQVTAATLARQGTHVVLATGTASGKSLAYQLPALTALAEDPRATVLYLAPTKALAADQLRSLARLGLDDVRPATLDGDTPREEREWIRQHARFILTNPDMLHHSLLPRHDRWATFFRRLSFVVIDECHAYRGVFGSHVAHVLRRLRRVATRYRGAPTFVLASATSGDPAGSATRLVGAPVTAVTEDASPRGAVTFALWEPPLLPPAFDPAASGPTFSAPTSSAPTSSAPAAGPAHAGLASGPGTGPAHAAPASGPRTSPAHAALAFAPAARPAHAGLASGPDSGPAHAALAPGPAAGPAHAALASTPAAGPAHAALASGPDSGPAHAGLASGPGTGPAIAGFAEVPVRRSALRETADLLADAVVAGTRTLAFIRSRRGAEVVATMARRSLDEAVPGLGTRVAAYRGGYLREDRRAIEQALLSGELLGLASTNALELGVDLAGLDAVLICGWPGTRASLWQQAGRAGRAGGEALAVLIARDDPLDTYLVHHPEALFGRPVEATVLDPANPYVLGPQLCCAASEAPLTEADLELFGGEPARATIEALVRAGALRRRPSGWYWTERGRPDVDLRGTGGAPVSVVEAATGRLLGTVDQGSSHVMLHDGAVYLHQGVSYVVDELDLEDAVALVHQEEPDWTTHARDVTDVSVVEVRSYVDAGPVGLFLGEVDVTSQVVSYQRRRLGSGEVLDTKPLDLPVRELRTVAVWFTVSPRALAAAGVEPADVPGALHAAEHAGIGLLPLMATCDRWDIGGLSTANHPDTEAPTVFVYDGHPGGAGFAERAYATAAEWLRATRDAIAACGCEAGCPSCVQSPKCGNGNNPLDKPGAVRVLDTVLAALPHEPE from the coding sequence GTGACTGCCACCGCCTACGGCCCCGCCGAGCTGCTGCACCACCTGCGAGCACGGACCAGCAGCGCCGAGCAGTCCCCGATCACGCACGTGGAGCACGTCACCGCCCGCGCCGGCCGAGTCGCGGCCTGGCCCTCCTGGATCGACGACGATCTTCGTGCGGCGCTCGTCGGGCAGGGGATCGCCGCGCCGTGGGAGCACCAGGTGACCGCGGCCACCCTCGCCCGGCAGGGTACGCATGTGGTGCTGGCCACCGGAACCGCTTCCGGCAAGTCCCTGGCCTACCAGTTGCCGGCCCTCACCGCGCTGGCCGAGGATCCCCGGGCCACCGTCCTCTACCTGGCCCCGACCAAGGCCCTCGCCGCCGACCAGCTGCGCAGCCTGGCCCGCCTCGGCCTGGACGACGTCCGCCCGGCCACCCTGGACGGTGACACCCCGCGTGAGGAGCGCGAGTGGATCCGGCAGCACGCCCGGTTCATCCTCACCAATCCGGACATGCTGCACCACTCGCTGCTGCCCCGGCACGATCGGTGGGCCACGTTCTTCCGCCGGCTCAGTTTCGTGGTGATCGACGAGTGTCACGCGTACCGGGGCGTTTTCGGCTCGCACGTGGCACACGTGCTGCGCCGGTTGCGGCGGGTCGCCACCCGGTATCGCGGCGCGCCCACGTTCGTCCTGGCCTCGGCCACCTCCGGCGATCCGGCCGGGAGTGCCACCCGGCTGGTCGGCGCCCCGGTCACCGCCGTGACCGAGGACGCGTCGCCGCGGGGTGCGGTGACCTTCGCCCTCTGGGAGCCGCCGCTGCTCCCACCTGCGTTCGATCCCGCCGCGTCCGGCCCCACCTTCTCCGCGCCCACCTCCTCCGCGCCCACCTCCTCCGCGCCGGCCGCCGGTCCCGCACACGCCGGCCTCGCCTCCGGACCTGGCACCGGTCCCGCACACGCCGCCCCCGCCTCCGGACCGCGCACCAGTCCCGCACACGCCGCCCTCGCCTTCGCGCCAGCCGCCCGTCCCGCGCACGCCGGCCTCGCCTCCGGACCGGACTCCGGTCCCGCACACGCCGCCCTCGCCCCCGGACCGGCCGCCGGCCCCGCACACGCCGCCCTCGCCTCCACGCCAGCCGCCGGTCCCGCGCACGCCGCCCTCGCCTCCGGACCGGACTCCGGCCCCGCGCACGCCGGCCTCGCTTCCGGACCGGGCACCGGTCCGGCGATCGCCGGCTTCGCGGAGGTGCCGGTGCGGCGGTCGGCGCTGCGGGAGACCGCGGACCTGCTCGCCGACGCGGTCGTGGCCGGCACCCGCACCCTCGCCTTCATCCGCTCCCGCCGCGGCGCCGAGGTCGTCGCCACCATGGCCCGCCGCTCCCTGGACGAGGCCGTGCCCGGCCTCGGCACCCGCGTCGCCGCGTACCGGGGTGGCTACCTGCGCGAGGACCGGCGCGCCATCGAACAGGCCCTGCTCTCCGGCGAACTGCTCGGCCTCGCCTCGACCAACGCCCTCGAACTCGGCGTCGACCTGGCCGGCCTGGACGCCGTGCTGATCTGCGGCTGGCCCGGCACCCGGGCGTCCCTCTGGCAGCAGGCCGGCCGGGCGGGCCGGGCCGGCGGCGAGGCGCTCGCCGTGCTGATCGCCCGGGACGACCCGCTCGACACGTACCTCGTGCATCACCCGGAGGCGCTGTTCGGCCGGCCCGTCGAGGCCACCGTGCTCGACCCGGCCAACCCGTACGTCCTCGGCCCGCAACTGTGCTGCGCCGCCTCCGAGGCGCCCCTCACCGAGGCCGACCTGGAGCTCTTCGGCGGGGAACCGGCCCGGGCCACGATCGAGGCGCTGGTCCGGGCCGGCGCGCTGCGACGGCGGCCGTCCGGCTGGTACTGGACCGAACGTGGCCGTCCGGACGTCGACCTGCGCGGCACCGGCGGCGCGCCGGTCTCGGTCGTCGAGGCGGCGACCGGGCGGCTGCTCGGCACCGTCGACCAGGGCTCGTCGCACGTGATGCTGCACGACGGCGCGGTCTACCTGCACCAGGGCGTCTCGTACGTGGTGGACGAGCTCGACCTGGAGGACGCCGTCGCCCTGGTGCACCAGGAGGAGCCGGACTGGACGACGCACGCCCGGGACGTGACCGACGTGTCGGTGGTGGAGGTGCGGTCGTACGTCGACGCCGGCCCGGTCGGCCTGTTCCTCGGCGAGGTGGACGTGACCAGCCAGGTGGTGTCGTACCAGCGACGCCGGCTGGGCAGCGGCGAGGTGCTCGACACCAAGCCACTGGACCTGCCGGTGCGCGAATTGCGTACCGTAGCCGTCTGGTTCACCGTCTCCCCGCGGGCCCTGGCCGCGGCCGGGGTGGAACCGGCCGACGTGCCCGGCGCCCTGCACGCCGCCGAGCACGCCGGGATCGGCCTGCTCCCGCTGATGGCCACCTGCGACCGCTGGGACATCGGCGGCCTGTCCACCGCCAACCACCCGGACACCGAGGCGCCGACCGTCTTCGTCTACGACGGGCATCCGGGCGGCGCCGGTTTCGCCGAGCGGGCCTACGCCACCGCGGCGGAGTGGCTGCGGGCCACCCGGGATGCGATCGCGGCGTGCGGCTGCGAGGCCGGCTGCCCGTCCTGCGTCCAGTCCCCGAAGTGCGGCAACGGCAACAATCCGCTCGACAAGCCGGGCGCCGTCCGGGTCCTCGACACGGTCCTGGCCGCACTGCCTCACGAGCCCGAGTAA
- a CDS encoding STAS domain-containing protein, with product MELSLATRTVADHTVLEVGGEVDVYTAPRLRERLIELVDAGARDVVVDLERVEFLDSTGLGVLVGALKRLRTAQGTFGLVCAKEPLLKIFRITALDQVFPIFPTVEAATERDGSGPAS from the coding sequence ATGGAGCTGTCGCTGGCGACCCGGACCGTCGCCGACCACACGGTGCTCGAAGTCGGTGGCGAGGTGGACGTTTACACCGCTCCCCGGCTGCGCGAGCGCCTGATCGAGCTGGTCGACGCCGGTGCCCGGGACGTGGTGGTCGACCTGGAGCGGGTCGAGTTCCTCGACTCCACCGGTCTCGGCGTGCTGGTCGGCGCGCTCAAGCGACTACGCACCGCGCAGGGCACCTTCGGCCTGGTCTGTGCCAAGGAGCCACTTCTCAAGATCTTCCGGATCACCGCGCTGGACCAGGTCTTCCCGATCTTCCCCACGGTCGAGGCCGCCACCGAACGCGACGGCAGCGGTCCCGCTTCGTGA
- a CDS encoding ATP-binding protein gives MMATVRLSFSPAPVHVRTARLVGVAVARRAGVDEALLDEVRLAIGEACTRAVALHRQYGLADLVTVEMSDSGSYTVRVIDHAPIEASIGLTKLPPDELAAESLTEDDLTTGVGFALLAGFVDDLQVRPVDDGPGTEVRMVWPVTRR, from the coding sequence GTGATGGCTACGGTTCGGCTGTCCTTCTCGCCGGCGCCGGTGCACGTTCGCACCGCCCGGTTGGTCGGTGTCGCGGTGGCCCGGCGGGCCGGGGTCGACGAGGCGCTGCTGGACGAGGTGCGCCTGGCGATCGGCGAGGCGTGCACCCGGGCAGTCGCCCTGCACCGGCAGTACGGGCTGGCCGACCTGGTCACGGTGGAGATGTCCGACTCGGGCTCGTACACCGTCCGGGTCATCGACCACGCCCCGATCGAGGCCAGCATCGGTCTCACCAAGCTTCCCCCGGACGAGCTGGCCGCCGAGTCGCTCACCGAGGACGATCTCACCACCGGCGTCGGTTTCGCCCTGCTCGCGGGCTTCGTCGACGACCTCCAGGTCCGCCCGGTCGATGACGGCCCCGGCACCGAGGTCCGCATGGTCTGGCCGGTCACCCGCCGCTGA
- a CDS encoding sodium-translocating pyrophosphatase, protein MSGTSVNLAAEGGGVSLSGSNVTFVIVALVFALIALGFAAMFVQSVLRTGRGTKNMQEIAGAVQEGASAYLFRQFKTLAVFVVIAVVLLFLLPVHDTDNETWVKIGRSLFFVVGAVFSSFIGGAGMALATRANLRVAAAAGESGGRETAMGIAFRTGGVVGFLTVGLGLFGGALVVLIFNSDAPTVLEGFGFGAALLAMFMRVGGGIFTKAADVGADLVGKVEQHIPEDDPRNAATIADNVGDNVGDCAGMAADLFESYAVTLVAALILGQAAFGQDGLIFPLIVSTIGVVIAILGVFITRLRPSDRNGLTAINRAFYLSAVVSAIAVAVVTFLYLPDSFAGFGNAGIAQDIVDSGRNPQFVAIGAVVIGIVLAAAIQALTGYFTETNRRPVQDIGKSSATGAATVVLAGISVGLESAVYSALLIGAGVYGAFLLGGSSLTLSLFAVALAGTGLLTTVGVIVAMDTFGPISDNAQGIAEMSGDIDEQGAKILTELDAVGNTTKAITKGIAIATAVLAATALFGSYTNSLASSLADAGITDTQGEIYQLLNIANPRSLVGLLIGAAVVFLFSGLAINAVSRSAGAVVMEVRRQFREHPGIMDRTERPEYGRVVDICTRDAQRELLTPGLLAIMAPIAVGFGLGAGALAAYLAGAIGAGTLMAVFLANSGGAWDNAKKLVEDGAHGGKGSEAHSATVIGDTVGDPFKDTAGPAINPLIKVMNLVSLLIAPAVVTWSIGTDANTGLRVAIALVAVAIVTASVVWSKRKPISMGEESEASAAGAADTAKAAQDAQHNDATAQSRIKDNVG, encoded by the coding sequence ATGTCCGGGACCTCGGTAAACCTCGCCGCCGAAGGTGGCGGAGTGTCCCTGAGCGGATCCAACGTCACATTCGTCATCGTCGCGCTGGTGTTCGCCCTGATCGCCTTGGGCTTCGCCGCGATGTTCGTCCAGTCGGTGCTGCGCACCGGCCGGGGCACCAAGAACATGCAGGAGATCGCCGGCGCCGTGCAGGAAGGCGCGTCGGCATACCTGTTCCGGCAGTTCAAGACGCTCGCCGTGTTCGTGGTGATCGCGGTCGTGCTGCTGTTCCTGTTGCCGGTGCACGACACCGACAACGAGACCTGGGTGAAGATCGGCCGATCACTGTTCTTCGTGGTCGGAGCGGTGTTCAGCTCATTCATCGGTGGCGCCGGCATGGCGCTGGCGACGCGGGCCAACCTGCGGGTCGCCGCGGCGGCCGGGGAGTCCGGCGGCCGCGAGACCGCGATGGGGATCGCGTTCCGCACCGGTGGCGTGGTCGGTTTCCTCACCGTCGGCCTGGGCCTGTTCGGCGGCGCCCTGGTGGTGCTGATCTTCAACAGTGACGCGCCGACCGTGCTGGAGGGCTTCGGCTTCGGCGCCGCCCTGCTCGCGATGTTCATGCGGGTCGGCGGCGGCATCTTCACCAAGGCCGCGGATGTCGGCGCCGACCTGGTCGGCAAGGTGGAGCAGCACATTCCGGAGGACGACCCGCGCAACGCCGCGACGATCGCCGACAACGTCGGTGACAACGTCGGCGACTGTGCCGGCATGGCCGCCGACCTGTTCGAGTCGTACGCGGTGACCCTGGTCGCCGCCCTGATCCTGGGCCAGGCCGCGTTCGGCCAGGACGGCCTGATCTTCCCGCTGATCGTCTCGACGATCGGTGTGGTGATCGCGATCCTGGGTGTCTTCATCACCCGGCTGCGCCCGTCCGACCGCAACGGCCTGACCGCCATCAACCGGGCGTTCTACCTGTCCGCGGTGGTCTCCGCGATCGCCGTCGCGGTGGTCACCTTCCTCTACCTGCCGGACAGCTTCGCCGGGTTCGGCAACGCCGGCATCGCGCAGGACATCGTGGACAGCGGCCGGAACCCGCAGTTCGTGGCGATCGGCGCGGTCGTGATCGGCATCGTGCTGGCCGCCGCCATCCAGGCGCTGACCGGCTACTTCACCGAGACCAACCGGCGTCCGGTGCAGGACATCGGCAAGTCCTCGGCGACCGGCGCGGCCACCGTCGTGCTGGCCGGCATCAGTGTCGGCCTGGAGTCCGCGGTGTACTCGGCGCTGCTGATCGGCGCGGGCGTCTACGGCGCGTTCCTGCTCGGCGGCTCGTCGCTGACCCTGTCGCTGTTCGCGGTGGCGCTGGCCGGCACCGGCCTGCTCACCACGGTCGGCGTGATCGTGGCGATGGACACCTTCGGCCCGATCTCGGACAACGCGCAGGGCATCGCCGAGATGTCCGGTGACATCGACGAGCAGGGCGCGAAGATCCTGACCGAGCTCGACGCGGTGGGCAACACCACCAAGGCGATCACCAAGGGCATCGCGATCGCGACCGCGGTGCTGGCCGCGACCGCGCTGTTCGGCTCGTACACCAACAGCCTGGCCAGCTCGCTCGCCGACGCCGGGATCACCGACACGCAGGGCGAGATCTACCAGCTGCTGAACATCGCGAACCCGCGCAGCCTGGTCGGCCTGCTGATCGGCGCGGCGGTGGTGTTCCTCTTCTCCGGCCTGGCGATCAACGCGGTGTCCCGCTCGGCGGGCGCGGTGGTCATGGAGGTGCGCCGGCAGTTCCGCGAGCACCCCGGGATCATGGACCGTACCGAGCGGCCCGAGTACGGCCGCGTGGTCGACATCTGCACCCGGGACGCGCAGCGCGAGCTGCTCACCCCCGGTCTGCTGGCGATCATGGCCCCGATCGCGGTGGGCTTCGGGCTGGGCGCGGGCGCGCTGGCGGCGTACCTGGCCGGCGCGATCGGCGCGGGCACGCTGATGGCGGTCTTCCTGGCCAACTCCGGTGGCGCCTGGGACAACGCGAAGAAGCTGGTCGAGGACGGCGCGCACGGCGGCAAGGGCTCCGAGGCGCACTCCGCCACGGTCATCGGCGACACCGTCGGCGACCCGTTCAAGGACACCGCCGGTCCGGCGATCAACCCGCTGATCAAGGTGATGAACCTGGTCTCGCTGCTGATCGCGCCGGCCGTGGTGACCTGGAGCATCGGCACCGACGCGAACACCGGGCTGCGGGTGGCCATCGCGCTGGTCGCGGTGGCGATCGTGACCGCCTCGGTGGTCTGGAGCAAGCGCAAGCCGATCTCGATGGGCGAGGAGTCGGAGGCCTCGGCCGCCGGCGCCGCGGACACCGCCAAGGCGGCGCAGGACGCGCAGCACAACGACGCGACGGCGCAGTCGCGGATCAAGGACAACGTGGGCTGA